The following coding sequences lie in one Maribacter forsetii DSM 18668 genomic window:
- a CDS encoding 2TM domain-containing protein, with the protein MENTKYTRAKARVEEIRKFYRKVGSAIVTIIIVATINYYFNEWRNAWFLWVVFGLSISLFFKANKIFNLNPFTGRDWEERKLQEFLQQEENTRRWS; encoded by the coding sequence ATGGAAAACACAAAATATACAAGAGCAAAAGCAAGAGTTGAAGAAATTAGAAAATTTTATAGAAAAGTAGGATCGGCTATTGTAACCATTATCATTGTAGCGACAATCAATTATTATTTTAATGAATGGAGGAATGCCTGGTTTCTTTGGGTAGTATTCGGTTTAAGTATTAGCTTATTTTTTAAAGCAAATAAAATCTTTAACTTGAATCCGTTTACGGGCAGAGACTGGGAAGAAAGAAAATTACAAGAGTTTTTACAACAAGAAGAAAATACAAGAAGATGGAGCTAA
- a CDS encoding 2TM domain-containing protein produces the protein MESSFTTDSNYKYEKAKEKVQAIKGFYGNLFAYCIVIPFLAYINYNTTSFLWFIFPALGWGFGLLMNGLYAFDYNPLFGKNWEERKIKEFMQE, from the coding sequence ATGGAATCAAGCTTCACAACAGACAGCAATTATAAGTATGAAAAGGCAAAAGAAAAAGTACAAGCTATAAAAGGCTTTTACGGTAATTTATTTGCCTACTGTATCGTCATACCATTTTTAGCATATATCAATTATAATACTACAAGTTTTCTTTGGTTTATTTTTCCGGCACTTGGTTGGGGATTCGGTCTATTAATGAACGGACTTTATGCCTTTGACTATAACCCGTTATTCGGTAAGAATTGGGAAGAAAGAAAGATCAAAGAATTCATGCAAGAATAA
- a CDS encoding pyridoxamine 5'-phosphate oxidase family protein encodes MKLTKKIKAAISDSVLCWLATSSADNIPNVSPKEIYSFFGDDIIIVANIASPQTVKNVIANKNVCISFIDILKQKGFQLKGEAEIITAASKEYAEMQNVLLVLTEGKFPFGSITKINVTSAKPIIAPKYILFPETTEEEQIASAKKNYGF; translated from the coding sequence ATGAAGCTAACAAAAAAGATAAAAGCAGCTATTAGCGATAGTGTATTATGCTGGTTGGCAACCTCTTCTGCTGATAACATACCCAATGTGTCACCCAAAGAAATATACAGTTTTTTTGGAGATGATATAATTATAGTAGCAAATATAGCATCACCACAAACGGTTAAAAATGTTATTGCCAATAAAAATGTCTGTATCAGCTTTATAGATATTTTAAAGCAGAAAGGCTTTCAATTGAAAGGGGAGGCTGAAATTATTACAGCAGCTAGTAAAGAGTACGCTGAGATGCAAAATGTATTGTTGGTGCTAACCGAAGGCAAATTCCCCTTTGGTTCAATAACCAAGATTAACGTTACTAGTGCTAAGCCTATAATTGCTCCTAAATACATACTTTTTCCCGAAACTACAGAAGAGGAACAGATTGCCAGCGCAAAGAAAAACTACGGATTTTAA
- a CDS encoding 2TM domain-containing protein translates to MSSFLKVVRTAIIIALVMELVRLLLSDWESIRLYGELQFTGIALLYSFVLSMVNMYFSDYISQKYTWENETQKRLWYGAAGSIVLTVLGFGAVRAFTEIYIFGKSFEQYVAGERLQYYFYALLVTLVVSLFLHAFYFYKALQDTKVKEQKIIAGSASAKFDALKNQLDPHFLFNSLNVLTSLIEEDPMQAQKFTTSLSKVYRYVLEQKSKNLISVDEELKFARTYVRLLKMRFEDSIVFEIPDEALDPEAKIVPLSLQLLLENAVKHNVVTSSKPLHIRIYEEDGYLYVVNNLQEKQVVKKSSGVGLQNIHQRYAILTKKEMQIFKTAKEFKVRLPMLTNAISFRETQDSHISAKRYEKAKERVELIKGFYGNLTSYCIVIPFLAYINFKTTSFVWVIFPAMGWGIGLIAHGLKAYGYNPLFGKGWEERKIKQYMEDDRF, encoded by the coding sequence ATGAGTAGTTTTTTAAAGGTAGTAAGGACAGCAATAATCATAGCCTTGGTTATGGAACTAGTTCGGTTGCTTCTATCTGATTGGGAAAGCATAAGATTATATGGTGAATTACAATTTACTGGTATAGCCTTGCTGTATTCTTTTGTGCTATCTATGGTTAATATGTATTTCAGCGACTATATCTCTCAAAAGTATACATGGGAGAATGAAACGCAAAAACGGTTATGGTACGGTGCCGCTGGCTCTATTGTACTTACGGTATTGGGATTTGGTGCTGTACGAGCGTTTACTGAAATCTATATATTTGGTAAAAGCTTTGAACAGTACGTAGCCGGAGAAAGGTTACAATACTACTTCTATGCGCTGTTGGTTACCCTAGTAGTTTCATTGTTTTTACACGCTTTCTACTTCTATAAAGCCTTACAAGATACCAAGGTAAAAGAACAAAAAATTATTGCAGGTTCAGCATCGGCAAAGTTCGATGCTTTAAAGAATCAGTTAGACCCTCACTTTCTTTTTAATAGCTTAAATGTATTGACCAGCCTTATTGAGGAAGATCCTATGCAGGCGCAAAAATTTACGACTTCGCTATCTAAGGTGTATAGATACGTATTGGAGCAGAAGAGCAAAAATCTTATTTCGGTCGACGAAGAACTAAAATTTGCAAGAACCTATGTTCGTCTTCTAAAAATGCGTTTTGAAGATAGTATCGTATTTGAAATTCCTGATGAGGCACTAGATCCTGAGGCTAAAATAGTACCATTATCCCTACAGTTGTTATTAGAGAATGCAGTGAAGCATAATGTGGTAACCTCTTCAAAACCACTGCACATTAGAATATATGAAGAAGACGGGTACTTGTACGTGGTCAACAATTTACAAGAAAAACAAGTAGTTAAAAAGAGTAGTGGTGTGGGGCTACAGAACATTCATCAACGTTATGCCATTCTTACCAAAAAGGAAATGCAGATTTTTAAGACCGCTAAAGAGTTTAAGGTACGTTTACCTATGCTTACAAATGCAATTTCTTTTCGAGAAACACAAGATTCCCATATAAGCGCCAAGCGCTATGAGAAAGCAAAAGAAAGGGTAGAACTCATTAAAGGATTCTATGGTAACCTTACTTCTTATTGTATTGTTATACCTTTTCTTGCCTATATAAATTTTAAGACTACCAGTTTTGTTTGGGTTATTTTCCCTGCTATGGGTTGGGGTATTGGTTTAATAGCCCATGGTTTAAAAGCATATGGTTATAATCCGCTGTTTGGAAAAGGCTGGGAAGAAAGAAAAATAAAACAGTATATGGAAGATGATAGATTCTGA
- a CDS encoding alpha/beta fold hydrolase produces MKNSILILTIIFCGIIGKAQSIEKIVLDENDDLSGYYLAVKPQTEKIDAVLVLLPGFGQNAESIFPETKLHNVGYLNNILTIGFASGTKLYADKETQVKISIVLKDVLDRYEIENTKFVIGGFSAGGTVALRYAELCKQYPDKFPISPKGVFVVDSPIDIFKFYELLEENIENKYSQIAVQEAEWVTNLIKEDHGIPKDNIDYYKEINPFSMKKKYGENEKWLKDMAVRTYHDVDIEWRLVQRNQPVSTQSYLVTSELINRLLLMGNQKAEFMQSYKTGYRSNGTRHPHSWSIVDEVECIQWVKKIVE; encoded by the coding sequence ATGAAAAATTCAATTCTTATTTTAACAATTATTTTTTGTGGAATAATCGGAAAAGCCCAATCTATTGAAAAGATTGTACTTGATGAAAATGATGATCTCAGCGGTTATTATTTAGCAGTAAAACCTCAAACTGAAAAAATAGATGCAGTTTTAGTACTTCTTCCTGGTTTTGGACAAAATGCTGAAAGTATTTTTCCTGAAACAAAATTACACAATGTCGGGTACCTAAATAACATTTTGACAATTGGATTTGCATCTGGGACAAAACTATATGCAGACAAAGAAACGCAAGTGAAAATTTCAATTGTTCTTAAAGATGTACTTGATAGATATGAAATAGAGAATACAAAATTTGTAATAGGTGGTTTTTCGGCAGGTGGTACTGTCGCTCTACGATACGCTGAATTATGTAAGCAGTATCCTGACAAATTCCCAATTAGCCCTAAAGGTGTTTTTGTCGTGGATTCGCCTATAGATATTTTCAAATTTTATGAATTACTAGAAGAAAATATTGAAAATAAGTATAGTCAGATTGCAGTTCAAGAAGCTGAATGGGTAACGAATCTTATAAAAGAGGATCATGGAATACCAAAAGACAATATTGATTATTACAAAGAAATAAATCCATTTTCAATGAAAAAAAAATATGGAGAAAATGAAAAATGGCTCAAAGATATGGCAGTTAGAACATATCATGATGTCGATATTGAATGGAGACTTGTTCAACGAAACCAACCTGTAAGTACACAAAGCTATCTAGTAACTTCAGAATTAATAAATCGTCTTTTATTAATGGGTAATCAAAAAGCGGAATTTATGCAATCTTACAAAACTGGCTACAGAAGTAATGGAACTAGACACCCCCATTCTTGGTCAATTGTGGATGAAGTTGAATGTATTCAGTGGGTGAAAAAGATTGTGGAATAA
- a CDS encoding IS110 family RNA-guided transposase has protein sequence MEKRLKQSLGIDVSKLNLSLSLGSLNENLVKEFESHPDVSNDIMGYKVLLKWLKASVDLDVELLVVMEATGVYHQGIAHFLYEQGYSVCVMQSGRVKRYAQSLDQRSKTDALDSRMLSMLGLERNIRLWHPPSEELQELKGLSRERSSLLNDRTMETNRQGAIASSVHNNARALKRHKIRLKLLNTQIAAVEEDMQLLISKNEVLKRKLDYLTSIPGISFISAATVIGETLGFESIVNAKQLASYAGYDVVLRESGNFKGKTRISKKGNSHIRAVLHMPSMTCVRCNPTLKQFYNRLKPNKAKPLVALVAVQRKLLILMYTLWKNEENYDAGYEIKKQQKHEALAARDNSLINQPVS, from the coding sequence ATGGAAAAGCGTTTAAAACAGAGTCTGGGCATCGATGTTTCAAAATTGAACTTATCATTATCACTAGGTTCCCTAAATGAAAATTTAGTTAAAGAATTTGAGTCCCATCCCGATGTATCCAATGATATAATGGGTTATAAGGTACTCTTGAAATGGCTGAAGGCATCTGTCGATCTCGATGTGGAATTGTTGGTGGTGATGGAAGCCACGGGCGTTTACCATCAAGGTATTGCGCATTTTCTGTACGAGCAGGGCTATAGCGTTTGTGTAATGCAATCGGGTCGTGTAAAGCGCTATGCGCAGAGTTTGGACCAACGTTCCAAAACGGATGCACTCGACAGTAGAATGCTAAGTATGTTAGGTCTGGAAAGGAACATTCGACTATGGCACCCGCCCAGTGAGGAATTGCAGGAGCTAAAAGGACTGAGCAGGGAACGTAGTTCATTGTTGAACGATAGAACGATGGAGACCAATCGACAAGGAGCTATCGCATCGAGCGTACATAACAATGCGAGGGCATTGAAAAGGCACAAGATCAGATTAAAGCTTCTGAATACCCAGATAGCGGCGGTCGAAGAAGATATGCAACTTCTGATCTCTAAAAATGAAGTATTGAAAAGGAAGCTCGATTATTTAACAAGCATCCCAGGTATATCCTTTATATCTGCGGCTACGGTAATCGGAGAAACGTTAGGCTTCGAATCTATAGTCAATGCCAAGCAGTTGGCGAGCTATGCCGGTTATGATGTAGTATTACGGGAATCGGGAAACTTCAAGGGAAAGACCCGGATCAGTAAAAAAGGGAACAGCCATATAAGGGCGGTACTGCACATGCCCTCGATGACCTGTGTACGCTGTAACCCGACATTGAAACAGTTCTATAATAGACTAAAGCCGAACAAGGCAAAGCCGTTGGTGGCACTTGTAGCGGTGCAGAGAAAACTATTGATATTGATGTATACCTTATGGAAGAACGAAGAAAACTATGATGCGGGATATGAAATAAAAAAGCAGCAAAAGCATGAAGCTCTTGCTGCGCGGGATAACAGTTTGATAAATCAACCTGTTTCCTAA
- a CDS encoding DKNYY domain-containing protein, whose protein sequence is MPQETICYNFEQAIELGFITEKSEIRLFEFKLSIGIFEISETFCEKFEIDFNEYSRLIAINDEPSNYYKSDDVIFYYSPYSRAFEEATVILKGKQSDYKILNEYYAINDQKVYYNGRLVRGFSSKGFKIFNRLFAGNNNKILTRYGNAKIENPKAFKVIDNGLMPSLFTYELGGYRCGYAVDNQFAYYFDESNSTQHAIKVKACKNPKSLKSLSFGYAKDDTNVYLEGKKITKAKPETFEITNRNYSTDGKKIFFHRDAIESIDLKSFEILPTISHQNSPDKILNSLWAKDKNNYFKYGYLKTKEKYEKHLKSYKTE, encoded by the coding sequence TTGCCACAGGAAACCATATGTTATAATTTTGAACAAGCAATAGAATTAGGTTTTATAACAGAAAAAAGTGAAATCAGGCTTTTTGAATTTAAGCTTTCCATAGGAATATTTGAAATTAGTGAAACATTTTGTGAAAAATTTGAAATTGATTTTAATGAATATAGTAGATTAATAGCAATAAACGATGAGCCTTCGAATTATTATAAATCAGATGATGTAATTTTCTATTATAGCCCTTATAGCAGAGCATTTGAGGAAGCAACTGTAATTTTAAAAGGGAAACAAAGCGATTATAAAATTCTAAATGAATATTACGCCATTAACGATCAGAAAGTCTACTACAATGGAAGATTAGTAAGAGGCTTCTCGAGTAAGGGGTTTAAAATTTTTAATAGACTTTTCGCTGGAAACAATAATAAAATATTAACGAGATACGGAAATGCGAAAATTGAAAACCCAAAAGCTTTTAAAGTTATTGATAATGGTTTAATGCCTAGCCTTTTTACATACGAATTAGGTGGTTATAGATGCGGTTATGCTGTAGATAATCAATTTGCATATTACTTTGACGAATCTAATTCAACACAGCATGCTATAAAAGTAAAGGCTTGTAAAAATCCAAAATCTTTAAAAAGCTTAAGCTTTGGCTATGCTAAAGATGATACAAATGTATACTTAGAAGGCAAAAAAATCACTAAAGCAAAACCTGAAACTTTCGAAATAACAAATAGAAATTATTCAACAGATGGCAAAAAAATATTCTTTCATCGAGATGCAATCGAAAGCATTGATTTAAAATCTTTTGAAATATTACCTACTATAAGCCATCAAAATAGTCCTGATAAAATCCTCAATTCACTTTGGGCAAAAGATAAAAATAATTACTTCAAATATGGATATTTAAAAACTAAAGAAAAATATGAAAAACATCTGAAATCATATAAAACGGAATAA
- a CDS encoding peptidylprolyl isomerase: MKCLKYVIVFVLFTACKSYEIGKIDTPKGEILIWLHDETPNHKASFIALANEGYWDSLTFNRVIPDFVAQGGCPDTPEGFNNPEYLLAPEFDSKLTHTYGAVGAGRDGNAKKLSARCQFYIVQNKDGLHRLDGDYTVFGNVLKGMNVVDELVNVPKDSTDRPFTPLPLDISVVKVSSKRLKDLRQ; the protein is encoded by the coding sequence ATGAAGTGTTTAAAGTATGTAATAGTGTTTGTCTTATTTACTGCATGTAAATCATATGAAATAGGTAAAATAGACACTCCAAAAGGAGAAATTTTAATATGGTTGCATGACGAGACTCCCAATCATAAAGCAAGTTTTATAGCATTAGCAAATGAAGGTTATTGGGATTCGTTGACCTTTAATAGGGTAATTCCAGATTTTGTAGCACAAGGTGGTTGCCCAGATACCCCGGAAGGGTTTAATAATCCCGAATATTTGTTAGCTCCAGAATTTGATTCTAAACTAACACATACCTATGGAGCAGTTGGGGCAGGACGAGATGGTAATGCCAAAAAATTATCGGCACGTTGTCAGTTTTATATCGTGCAAAATAAAGATGGTCTACATCGCTTAGATGGTGACTATACTGTGTTTGGTAATGTTTTAAAAGGGATGAATGTTGTAGATGAATTAGTTAATGTTCCAAAGGATTCTACAGATAGGCCGTTTACACCGTTACCATTAGACATTTCAGTAGTAAAGGTATCCTCGAAAAGGTTAAAAGATCTACGGCAGTAA
- a CDS encoding PIG-L family deacetylase, producing the protein MMIKNLIHLIAFSILFILTSCTDLDKKTVDQKDNQMLNNAPQQNSNKDKTLMAIFAHPDDEIVISPILSKYQKEGVNIHLVIVTDGSKGVTPHANIPAGELLAKTRAEEALCVTKTLEFNPPIFLSYIDGDLAQKENINSLDEKIDSLFTKYRPNTVISFGPGGQYGHPDHRIVSNVVTEVFQRETSESLQNLLYYGYPKEISNTNVSFNTDLVQWLNDNLKRTQKRFLTYRIPFNKEDLLLGHTASDCHKSQYIPEAIDDLIKIVGQADSVIYFRSWNGSNEIKNNIFD; encoded by the coding sequence ATGATGATCAAAAATTTAATACACCTTATTGCCTTCTCCATTCTTTTTATACTTACAAGCTGCACCGACTTAGACAAAAAGACGGTAGATCAAAAAGATAATCAAATGCTAAACAATGCACCCCAACAAAACTCAAATAAAGACAAAACCTTAATGGCAATTTTTGCCCACCCAGATGATGAGATTGTTATATCCCCTATCTTATCTAAATATCAAAAAGAAGGGGTAAATATTCACTTGGTGATTGTTACCGATGGCTCAAAAGGAGTTACACCTCATGCAAATATTCCAGCGGGTGAATTATTGGCAAAAACACGTGCAGAAGAAGCCTTATGCGTTACAAAAACCTTAGAATTTAATCCGCCGATATTTCTCAGTTATATAGACGGAGATTTAGCGCAAAAAGAGAACATTAATTCTTTAGACGAAAAAATTGATAGCCTTTTTACTAAATACCGACCTAATACTGTAATTAGTTTTGGACCTGGTGGCCAATACGGTCACCCAGACCATAGAATTGTTAGTAACGTAGTTACCGAGGTTTTTCAACGAGAAACATCAGAATCTTTGCAGAACCTTTTGTATTACGGGTATCCGAAAGAAATAAGTAACACGAATGTTAGCTTTAATACTGATTTAGTACAATGGTTAAACGATAATTTAAAAAGAACTCAAAAGAGATTTCTAACCTATAGAATACCATTCAATAAGGAAGATTTATTGCTTGGGCATACCGCATCAGATTGCCACAAATCTCAATATATACCAGAAGCTATTGATGATTTAATAAAAATTGTAGGTCAAGCCGATTCGGTAATATATTTTAGATCTTGGAATGGCTCGAATGAAATTAAAAATAATATTTTCGATTAA
- a CDS encoding tetratricopeptide repeat protein translates to MSLKYSIYILAFVLFTSCQQKQNKSSTKSTVYSYGAKNNSAVFYFNKGWEHILDYGQWTLSEKAFRKAVAFDSTFIVGQALIGKNTTNLKERIQILNDLNNSQIKVREDDQLILEVTMITLELFNAREQQIKLEKDFISNFLSTAEKNYRTFIHKYPNETYIKAEYIEVLNAIYGPELALDSLHLLTTPKQKKIPFFISYAATLESDLGNFKKALAIADQFNAQINDPNIPQPYVLYGSIYLKMDSLSLATSNLDKALELDPNHIFAQRFKKQLQTKLNTNISND, encoded by the coding sequence ATGTCATTGAAGTATTCCATTTATATACTAGCTTTTGTATTGTTTACTTCATGTCAGCAAAAACAAAATAAATCATCTACCAAATCAACCGTTTACTCTTATGGTGCTAAAAACAATTCTGCTGTTTTTTACTTCAATAAAGGTTGGGAGCATATTCTAGATTATGGTCAATGGACGCTATCTGAAAAAGCATTTAGAAAAGCTGTAGCATTCGATTCTACTTTTATTGTCGGGCAGGCGTTAATTGGTAAAAACACGACCAATCTCAAGGAAAGAATTCAAATTTTAAACGACCTAAATAACTCTCAAATTAAAGTTCGTGAAGACGACCAACTGATTTTAGAAGTTACCATGATTACGCTAGAACTATTTAATGCACGTGAACAACAAATAAAACTAGAGAAAGATTTTATATCAAATTTCTTGTCAACAGCTGAGAAAAACTATAGAACTTTTATACATAAATACCCCAACGAAACATATATAAAGGCAGAATACATTGAGGTATTGAATGCTATTTACGGACCTGAATTAGCCTTAGATTCGTTACACCTTCTTACCACACCTAAACAAAAGAAAATACCATTTTTTATTAGCTATGCAGCTACCTTGGAATCTGATTTGGGGAATTTCAAAAAAGCACTCGCTATTGCCGACCAATTTAATGCCCAGATCAATGACCCGAATATACCTCAACCTTATGTTTTATACGGTAGTATTTATTTAAAAATGGATAGTTTGTCTTTAGCAACTTCAAACCTTGATAAAGCACTTGAATTAGACCCTAATCATATTTTCGCACAACGATTTAAAAAACAGCTTCAAACTAAATTAAACACCAATATCAGTAATGACTAA
- a CDS encoding carbon-nitrogen hydrolase family protein, giving the protein MTKIIDTPEQNNLKIGMAQISPVWLNKEKTIDKIKDYIIKAGEDNCELIIFGEALLPGYPFWVSMTNGAQFDSKVQKEIHAHYIKNSIQIEAGELDDICVLAKQHKIAIYLGLMERAKNRGGHSIYCSLVYINSDGEIKSVHRKLQPTYEERLTWAPGDGNGLRVHELKNFTVGGLNCWENWMPLPRTALYGLGEDLHIAVWPGSDYNTADITRFIARESRSFVVSVSSLMSKTDFPKDTPHLDTILENCPDTLANGGSCIAGPDGEWILPPVIDKEGLITTTIDFNRVLEERQNFDAVGHYSRPDVTKLTVNRERQSTVEIKD; this is encoded by the coding sequence ATGACTAAAATTATAGATACTCCAGAACAAAACAACCTTAAAATAGGTATGGCTCAAATCTCACCGGTTTGGCTAAATAAAGAAAAGACTATTGATAAAATCAAGGATTATATCATTAAAGCTGGTGAAGATAATTGTGAGCTTATAATATTTGGTGAAGCCTTATTACCAGGTTATCCTTTTTGGGTTTCCATGACCAATGGTGCTCAGTTTGATTCTAAAGTGCAGAAAGAAATTCACGCTCATTATATTAAAAATTCCATTCAAATAGAAGCGGGTGAATTAGATGATATCTGTGTGCTTGCAAAACAACATAAGATTGCCATCTACTTAGGCCTCATGGAACGAGCAAAAAACAGAGGTGGTCACAGTATCTACTGCTCCCTTGTTTATATCAATAGTGATGGTGAAATTAAATCTGTTCATAGAAAATTACAACCAACCTACGAAGAGCGACTTACCTGGGCGCCTGGTGATGGTAATGGTTTACGAGTTCACGAGTTAAAGAACTTCACCGTTGGTGGATTAAATTGTTGGGAAAACTGGATGCCTCTTCCGCGGACCGCTTTATATGGTTTGGGAGAAGATTTGCATATTGCCGTATGGCCGGGTTCCGATTACAACACTGCTGATATTACAAGGTTCATTGCAAGGGAATCTAGATCTTTTGTAGTTTCCGTTTCTAGTTTAATGAGCAAAACCGATTTCCCTAAAGACACACCACACTTAGATACTATTCTTGAAAACTGTCCTGATACTCTGGCAAACGGAGGTTCTTGTATTGCCGGACCGGATGGAGAATGGATCTTACCACCGGTTATTGACAAAGAAGGTCTTATTACAACGACAATAGATTTTAATAGAGTACTTGAAGAACGTCAAAATTTTGATGCTGTCGGGCATTATTCACGACCAGATGTAACAAAACTCACCGTTAATAGAGAGCGACAATCTACCGTTGAAATAAAAGATTAA
- a CDS encoding LLM class flavin-dependent oxidoreductase, with the protein MYMKNIKYSILDLAIVSEGTTLKDTFDHSVALAQAAEESGYTRFWLAEHHNSIAIGSSATSILIGKIAEETKTIHVGSGGIMLPNHSPLIVAEQFGTLGILYPNRIDLGLGRAPGTDQLTAQAIRSDFFQAAQSFPLEIEKIQRYFSTKNASAKVRATLAEGVEVPLYILGSSTDSAHLAAKKGLPYAFASHFATTHLMNALQIYHQEFQPSSELEKPYTMAGVNIIVADTDEEAERISTSLYKMIVGLLTGNRGFMQPPVDMTEDIRELSQNPSVQQMLKYSFIGSKKTVKNQVQQFIADTQVDELIAVTNIYDGKDRIKSYQLFAEIMKELNGGQK; encoded by the coding sequence ATTTACATGAAAAATATAAAATATTCTATATTGGATTTAGCCATAGTATCTGAGGGTACTACGCTAAAAGACACTTTTGATCATTCCGTAGCTCTTGCGCAAGCAGCGGAAGAATCTGGCTATACCCGTTTTTGGTTGGCAGAGCATCATAATTCCATAGCTATTGGTAGTAGTGCAACATCTATATTAATAGGTAAGATTGCCGAAGAAACAAAAACGATACATGTAGGGTCTGGCGGAATTATGTTGCCAAATCATTCCCCATTAATTGTAGCGGAGCAGTTTGGGACATTAGGAATTCTATATCCTAACAGAATAGATTTGGGTCTAGGTCGCGCGCCAGGTACAGATCAGTTGACGGCACAGGCTATACGCTCCGATTTTTTTCAGGCAGCACAGTCGTTTCCTTTAGAAATTGAAAAAATACAACGTTACTTTTCTACTAAAAATGCTAGTGCAAAAGTACGTGCTACTTTGGCGGAAGGGGTAGAGGTGCCTTTATACATTTTAGGTTCAAGTACAGATAGTGCTCACTTAGCAGCTAAAAAAGGTTTGCCTTATGCATTTGCCAGTCACTTCGCAACAACACACTTAATGAATGCCTTGCAAATTTATCATCAAGAATTTCAACCATCGAGTGAGTTAGAAAAACCATATACTATGGCAGGGGTGAACATTATCGTAGCCGATACAGATGAAGAAGCAGAACGCATTTCTACATCGCTTTACAAAATGATCGTTGGTTTGTTGACAGGAAATAGAGGTTTTATGCAGCCACCAGTAGATATGACTGAAGATATACGCGAATTAAGTCAGAATCCGTCTGTTCAACAAATGTTGAAGTATTCCTTTATTGGTAGCAAAAAGACAGTTAAGAATCAAGTGCAACAATTTATTGCAGATACCCAAGTGGATGAACTCATTGCGGTAACCAATATTTATGATGGCAAAGACCGTATTAAGTCTTACCAATTGTTTGCTGAAATTATGAAAGAATTAAATGGAGGGCAGAAATAA
- a CDS encoding ArsR/SmtB family transcription factor, which produces MYQYIKYIMELKQVEKISKALSDVNRLKLLQYMQKNQGKVQCTKACNLLDLAQPSISHHVKKLVEAGLINKHKIGRNYNYTLNHEMWDNYLLRLQNL; this is translated from the coding sequence ATGTATCAATATATTAAATACATCATGGAGCTAAAACAGGTTGAGAAAATTTCTAAGGCATTAAGTGATGTTAATCGGTTGAAATTGTTGCAGTACATGCAAAAGAACCAAGGTAAGGTACAATGTACTAAAGCCTGTAATTTACTTGATTTAGCACAACCATCTATTAGTCACCATGTAAAAAAACTTGTAGAAGCAGGCTTGATAAACAAACATAAAATAGGTCGTAATTATAATTATACCTTAAACCATGAAATGTGGGATAATTACTTGTTGAGGTTACAAAACCTGTAA